From the genome of Sander lucioperca isolate FBNREF2018 chromosome 1, SLUC_FBN_1.2, whole genome shotgun sequence, one region includes:
- the dele1 gene encoding death ligand signal enhancer isoform X8 — MWRVQGFVGRVLHRCHGSTPLRLPQNQGQSQGLGEVEVINSSAVLSSSRHSSDISSQKEEGGERRKKQRTFQFGYAELPRYTALDAVGWGAAAVLFMQICRKIHSQFSSSTDPNPLPGALTAPSTLHKYGYRILLEILSRRDVLPRGSSVLCLQGVPERQDKDQSLSSSTGDASLHSSSEQDHLTADCSLSDQQRALPNQDSPIPEESLLSASCPLQNDANRDNTETKDANDKDMLSDEERLAGAALNLRHVGETSIPVILNIIGLQSSKTENYEEAFTCFVAAAQQGYAKAQFNAGVCYEKGRGVSKNKEKALHYYWQAAVGGHRQAQYRYAKLLLTSRGHQSLEELNTAISLLEQAAAAGLTKAQVCLASVYTQEPVRDGSRSVHYLKMAAESGDDTALLFLGQCCESGFGVQQNLRTAIEYYKQAAQAGNKQAKSLVTPPSDSFSKAEDAVLRSIRSAPCFSAANHQLQQRLSSLASRVSPSTSRPVTLPLLPHSWSTGSLCAPPPLSSTPLHLHPSTEGGACQWTVGIG; from the exons ATGTGGAGAGTTCAAGGTTTTGTTGGAAGAG TTCTGCACCGGTGCCATGGCAGCACACCCCTGCGGCTTCCCCAGAACCAGGGGCAGTCTCAGGGACTGGGCGAGGTTGAGGTCATCAACAGCTCAGCTGTCCTCTCCAGCTCTCGACACTCCTCTGACATCAG CTCTCAGAAAGAGGAGggtggagagaggaggaagaaacagAGGACCTTTCAGTTTGGCTATGCTGAGCTTCCACGTTACACAGCCCTGGATGCTGTGGGATGG GGTGCTGCAGCAGTTCTGTTCATGCAGATCTGTAGGAAGATCCACTCCCAGTTCTCCTCAAGCACTGATCCGAATCCGCTCCCTGGAGCCCTGACAGCACCCTCCACTCTTCACAAGTATGGCTACCGCATCCTGCTGGAGATCT TGTCTAGACGAGATGTCCTGCCCAGAGGAAGCAGTGTGTTGTGTCTGCAGGGGGTGCCAGAGAGACAGGACAAAGATCAGTCTCTGAGCAGCAGTACAGGTGACGCCAGTCTTCACAGCAGCAGTGAACAGGACCATTTGACTGCTGACTGCTCCCTCTCTGACCAACAGAGGGCACTCCCGAACCAGGATTCTCCTATACCTG AGGAATCACTTCTGTCAGCATCCTGTCCTTTGCAGAATGATGCCAACCgagacaacacagagactaaagaTGCTAATGACAAG GACATGTTGTCTGATGAGGAGAGGCTGGCAGGAGCAGCATTGAATCTCAGACATGTGGGCGAAACCAGCATTCCCGTTATCCTCAACATCATTG GTCTACAAAGTTCCAAGACTGAGAACTACGAGGAAGCTTTTACATGTTTTGTAGCTGCAGCTCAGCAGGGTTACGCCAAGGCCCAGTTTAATGCGGGTGTGTGCTACGAGAAAGGCAGAGGAGTCAGCAAGAACAAAGAGAAG GCTCTGCATTATTACTGGCAGGCAGCAGTTGGGGGTCACAGGCAGGCTCAGTACCGCTATGCAAAGCTGCTCCTGACCAGCAGGGGGCACCAGAGTTTAGAGGAGCTGAATACAGCCATCAGCTTACTGGAACAGGCTGCTGCAGCTGGACTCACCAAG GCTCAGGTCTGCTTGGCCTCAGTCTACACTCAGGAGCCGGTGAGAGACGGGAGCAGGTCTGTCCACTACCTGAAGATGGCAGCAGAGAGTGGA GACGACACCGCCCTGCTGTTCCTGGGTCAGTGTTGTGAGAGCGGCTTTGGGGTGCAGCAGAATCTGAGGACAGCGATTGAATACTACAAACAAGCGGCTCAAGCAGGCAACAAGCAGGCTAAAAGCTTAGTGACGCCTCCTAGTGATTCATTCAGTAAGG cAGAAGATGCCGTGTTGCGCTCCATCCGTTCAGCTCCATGTTTCTCTGCAGCCAACCATCAGCTCCAGCAGCGGCTTTCCTCTCTTGCCAGTCGTGTCTCTCCCTCCACCAGTCGCCCCGTCACCCTTCCCCTCCTGCCTCACTCGTGGAGCACCGGGAGCCTGTGTGCCCCCCCGCCGCTGTCCTCCACGCCTCTTCACCTCCACCCCAGCACTGAGGGAGGAGCCTGCCAGTGGACTGTAGGGATAGGATAG
- the dele1 gene encoding death ligand signal enhancer isoform X5, whose amino-acid sequence MWRVQGFVGRVLHRCHGSTPLRLPQNQGQSQGLGEVEVINSSAVLSSSRHSSDISSLAASLSAGCIIHPHLLSQKEEGGERRKKQRTFQFGYAELPRYTALDAVGWGAAAVLFMQICRKIHSQFSSSTDPNPLPGALTAPSTLHKYGYRILLEILSRRDVLPRGSSVLCLQGVPERQDKDQSLSSSTGDASLHSSSEQDHLTADCSLSDQQRALPNQDSPIPEESLLSASCPLQNDANRDNTETKDANDKDMLSDEERLAGAALNLRHVGETSIPVILNIIGLQSSKTENYEEAFTCFVAAAQQGYAKAQFNAGVCYEKGRGVSKNKEKALHYYWQAAVGGHRQAQYRYAKLLLTSRGHQSLEELNTAISLLEQAAAAGLTKAQVCLASVYTQEPVRDGSRSVHYLKMAAESGDDTALLFLGQCCESGFGVQQNLRTAIEYYKQAAQAGNKQAKSLVTPPSDSFSKAEDAVLRSIRSAPCFSAANHQLQQRLSSLASRVSPSTSRPVTLPLLPHSWSTGSLCAPPPLSSTPLHLHPSTEGGACQWTVGIG is encoded by the exons ATGTGGAGAGTTCAAGGTTTTGTTGGAAGAG TTCTGCACCGGTGCCATGGCAGCACACCCCTGCGGCTTCCCCAGAACCAGGGGCAGTCTCAGGGACTGGGCGAGGTTGAGGTCATCAACAGCTCAGCTGTCCTCTCCAGCTCTCGACACTCCTCTGACATCAG CTCTCTTGCTGCCTCCCTTTCAGCTGGTTGCATCATCCACCCGCATCTGCT CTCTCAGAAAGAGGAGggtggagagaggaggaagaaacagAGGACCTTTCAGTTTGGCTATGCTGAGCTTCCACGTTACACAGCCCTGGATGCTGTGGGATGG GGTGCTGCAGCAGTTCTGTTCATGCAGATCTGTAGGAAGATCCACTCCCAGTTCTCCTCAAGCACTGATCCGAATCCGCTCCCTGGAGCCCTGACAGCACCCTCCACTCTTCACAAGTATGGCTACCGCATCCTGCTGGAGATCT TGTCTAGACGAGATGTCCTGCCCAGAGGAAGCAGTGTGTTGTGTCTGCAGGGGGTGCCAGAGAGACAGGACAAAGATCAGTCTCTGAGCAGCAGTACAGGTGACGCCAGTCTTCACAGCAGCAGTGAACAGGACCATTTGACTGCTGACTGCTCCCTCTCTGACCAACAGAGGGCACTCCCGAACCAGGATTCTCCTATACCTG AGGAATCACTTCTGTCAGCATCCTGTCCTTTGCAGAATGATGCCAACCgagacaacacagagactaaagaTGCTAATGACAAG GACATGTTGTCTGATGAGGAGAGGCTGGCAGGAGCAGCATTGAATCTCAGACATGTGGGCGAAACCAGCATTCCCGTTATCCTCAACATCATTG GTCTACAAAGTTCCAAGACTGAGAACTACGAGGAAGCTTTTACATGTTTTGTAGCTGCAGCTCAGCAGGGTTACGCCAAGGCCCAGTTTAATGCGGGTGTGTGCTACGAGAAAGGCAGAGGAGTCAGCAAGAACAAAGAGAAG GCTCTGCATTATTACTGGCAGGCAGCAGTTGGGGGTCACAGGCAGGCTCAGTACCGCTATGCAAAGCTGCTCCTGACCAGCAGGGGGCACCAGAGTTTAGAGGAGCTGAATACAGCCATCAGCTTACTGGAACAGGCTGCTGCAGCTGGACTCACCAAG GCTCAGGTCTGCTTGGCCTCAGTCTACACTCAGGAGCCGGTGAGAGACGGGAGCAGGTCTGTCCACTACCTGAAGATGGCAGCAGAGAGTGGA GACGACACCGCCCTGCTGTTCCTGGGTCAGTGTTGTGAGAGCGGCTTTGGGGTGCAGCAGAATCTGAGGACAGCGATTGAATACTACAAACAAGCGGCTCAAGCAGGCAACAAGCAGGCTAAAAGCTTAGTGACGCCTCCTAGTGATTCATTCAGTAAGG cAGAAGATGCCGTGTTGCGCTCCATCCGTTCAGCTCCATGTTTCTCTGCAGCCAACCATCAGCTCCAGCAGCGGCTTTCCTCTCTTGCCAGTCGTGTCTCTCCCTCCACCAGTCGCCCCGTCACCCTTCCCCTCCTGCCTCACTCGTGGAGCACCGGGAGCCTGTGTGCCCCCCCGCCGCTGTCCTCCACGCCTCTTCACCTCCACCCCAGCACTGAGGGAGGAGCCTGCCAGTGGACTGTAGGGATAGGATAG
- the dele1 gene encoding death ligand signal enhancer isoform X7, which produces MWRVQGFVGRVLHRCHGSTPLRLPQNQGQSQGLGEVEVINSSAVLSSSRHSSDISSQKEEGGERRKKQRTFQFGYAELPRYTALDAVGWGAAAVLFMQICRKIHSQFSSSTDPNPLPGALTAPSTLHKYGYRILLEILSRRDVLPRGSSVLCLQGVPERQDKDQSLSSSTGDASLHSSSEQDHLTADCSLSDQQRALPNQDSPIPEESLLSASCPLQNDANRDNTETKDANDKDMLSDEERLAGAALNLRHVGETSIPVILNIIGLQSSKTENYEEAFTCFVAAAQQGYAKAQFNAGVCYEKGRGVSKNKEKALHYYWQAAVGGHRQAQYRYAKLLLTSRGHQSLEELNTAISLLEQAAAAGLTKETFRHLTVEKEQAQVCLASVYTQEPVRDGSRSVHYLKMAAESGDDTALLFLGQCCESGFGVQQNLRTAIEYYKQAAQAGNKQAKSLVTPPSDSFSKAEDAVLRSIRSAPCFSAANHQLQQRLSSLASRVSPSTSRPVTLPLLPHSWSTGSLCAPPPLSSTPLHLHPSTEGGACQWTVGIG; this is translated from the exons ATGTGGAGAGTTCAAGGTTTTGTTGGAAGAG TTCTGCACCGGTGCCATGGCAGCACACCCCTGCGGCTTCCCCAGAACCAGGGGCAGTCTCAGGGACTGGGCGAGGTTGAGGTCATCAACAGCTCAGCTGTCCTCTCCAGCTCTCGACACTCCTCTGACATCAG CTCTCAGAAAGAGGAGggtggagagaggaggaagaaacagAGGACCTTTCAGTTTGGCTATGCTGAGCTTCCACGTTACACAGCCCTGGATGCTGTGGGATGG GGTGCTGCAGCAGTTCTGTTCATGCAGATCTGTAGGAAGATCCACTCCCAGTTCTCCTCAAGCACTGATCCGAATCCGCTCCCTGGAGCCCTGACAGCACCCTCCACTCTTCACAAGTATGGCTACCGCATCCTGCTGGAGATCT TGTCTAGACGAGATGTCCTGCCCAGAGGAAGCAGTGTGTTGTGTCTGCAGGGGGTGCCAGAGAGACAGGACAAAGATCAGTCTCTGAGCAGCAGTACAGGTGACGCCAGTCTTCACAGCAGCAGTGAACAGGACCATTTGACTGCTGACTGCTCCCTCTCTGACCAACAGAGGGCACTCCCGAACCAGGATTCTCCTATACCTG AGGAATCACTTCTGTCAGCATCCTGTCCTTTGCAGAATGATGCCAACCgagacaacacagagactaaagaTGCTAATGACAAG GACATGTTGTCTGATGAGGAGAGGCTGGCAGGAGCAGCATTGAATCTCAGACATGTGGGCGAAACCAGCATTCCCGTTATCCTCAACATCATTG GTCTACAAAGTTCCAAGACTGAGAACTACGAGGAAGCTTTTACATGTTTTGTAGCTGCAGCTCAGCAGGGTTACGCCAAGGCCCAGTTTAATGCGGGTGTGTGCTACGAGAAAGGCAGAGGAGTCAGCAAGAACAAAGAGAAG GCTCTGCATTATTACTGGCAGGCAGCAGTTGGGGGTCACAGGCAGGCTCAGTACCGCTATGCAAAGCTGCTCCTGACCAGCAGGGGGCACCAGAGTTTAGAGGAGCTGAATACAGCCATCAGCTTACTGGAACAGGCTGCTGCAGCTGGACTCACCAAG GAGACATTTAGACATCTCACAGTAGAAAAAGAGCag GCTCAGGTCTGCTTGGCCTCAGTCTACACTCAGGAGCCGGTGAGAGACGGGAGCAGGTCTGTCCACTACCTGAAGATGGCAGCAGAGAGTGGA GACGACACCGCCCTGCTGTTCCTGGGTCAGTGTTGTGAGAGCGGCTTTGGGGTGCAGCAGAATCTGAGGACAGCGATTGAATACTACAAACAAGCGGCTCAAGCAGGCAACAAGCAGGCTAAAAGCTTAGTGACGCCTCCTAGTGATTCATTCAGTAAGG cAGAAGATGCCGTGTTGCGCTCCATCCGTTCAGCTCCATGTTTCTCTGCAGCCAACCATCAGCTCCAGCAGCGGCTTTCCTCTCTTGCCAGTCGTGTCTCTCCCTCCACCAGTCGCCCCGTCACCCTTCCCCTCCTGCCTCACTCGTGGAGCACCGGGAGCCTGTGTGCCCCCCCGCCGCTGTCCTCCACGCCTCTTCACCTCCACCCCAGCACTGAGGGAGGAGCCTGCCAGTGGACTGTAGGGATAGGATAG
- the dele1 gene encoding death ligand signal enhancer isoform X6, with protein MWRVQGFVGRVLHRCHGSTPLRLPQNQGQSQGLGEVEVINSSAVLSSSRHSSDISSLAASLSAGCIIHPHLLSQKEEGGERRKKQRTFQFGYAELPRYTALDAVGWGAAAVLFMQICRKIHSQFSSSTDPNPLPGALTAPSTLHKYGYRILLEILSRRDVLPRGSSVLCLQGVPERQDKDQSLSSSTGDASLHSSSEQDHLTADCSLSDQQRALPNQDSPIPEESLLSASCPLQNDANRDNTETKDANDKDMLSDEERLAGAALNLRHVGETSIPVILNIIGLQSSKTENYEEAFTCFVAAAQQGYAKAQFNAGVCYEKGRGVSKNKEKALHYYWQAAVGGHRQAQYRYAKLLLTSRGHQSLEELNTAISLLEQAAAAGLTKAQVCLASVYTQEPVRDGSRSVHYLKMAAESGDDTALLFLGQCCESGFGVQQNLRTAIEYYKQAAQAGNKQAKSLVTPPSDSFSKEDAVLRSIRSAPCFSAANHQLQQRLSSLASRVSPSTSRPVTLPLLPHSWSTGSLCAPPPLSSTPLHLHPSTEGGACQWTVGIG; from the exons ATGTGGAGAGTTCAAGGTTTTGTTGGAAGAG TTCTGCACCGGTGCCATGGCAGCACACCCCTGCGGCTTCCCCAGAACCAGGGGCAGTCTCAGGGACTGGGCGAGGTTGAGGTCATCAACAGCTCAGCTGTCCTCTCCAGCTCTCGACACTCCTCTGACATCAG CTCTCTTGCTGCCTCCCTTTCAGCTGGTTGCATCATCCACCCGCATCTGCT CTCTCAGAAAGAGGAGggtggagagaggaggaagaaacagAGGACCTTTCAGTTTGGCTATGCTGAGCTTCCACGTTACACAGCCCTGGATGCTGTGGGATGG GGTGCTGCAGCAGTTCTGTTCATGCAGATCTGTAGGAAGATCCACTCCCAGTTCTCCTCAAGCACTGATCCGAATCCGCTCCCTGGAGCCCTGACAGCACCCTCCACTCTTCACAAGTATGGCTACCGCATCCTGCTGGAGATCT TGTCTAGACGAGATGTCCTGCCCAGAGGAAGCAGTGTGTTGTGTCTGCAGGGGGTGCCAGAGAGACAGGACAAAGATCAGTCTCTGAGCAGCAGTACAGGTGACGCCAGTCTTCACAGCAGCAGTGAACAGGACCATTTGACTGCTGACTGCTCCCTCTCTGACCAACAGAGGGCACTCCCGAACCAGGATTCTCCTATACCTG AGGAATCACTTCTGTCAGCATCCTGTCCTTTGCAGAATGATGCCAACCgagacaacacagagactaaagaTGCTAATGACAAG GACATGTTGTCTGATGAGGAGAGGCTGGCAGGAGCAGCATTGAATCTCAGACATGTGGGCGAAACCAGCATTCCCGTTATCCTCAACATCATTG GTCTACAAAGTTCCAAGACTGAGAACTACGAGGAAGCTTTTACATGTTTTGTAGCTGCAGCTCAGCAGGGTTACGCCAAGGCCCAGTTTAATGCGGGTGTGTGCTACGAGAAAGGCAGAGGAGTCAGCAAGAACAAAGAGAAG GCTCTGCATTATTACTGGCAGGCAGCAGTTGGGGGTCACAGGCAGGCTCAGTACCGCTATGCAAAGCTGCTCCTGACCAGCAGGGGGCACCAGAGTTTAGAGGAGCTGAATACAGCCATCAGCTTACTGGAACAGGCTGCTGCAGCTGGACTCACCAAG GCTCAGGTCTGCTTGGCCTCAGTCTACACTCAGGAGCCGGTGAGAGACGGGAGCAGGTCTGTCCACTACCTGAAGATGGCAGCAGAGAGTGGA GACGACACCGCCCTGCTGTTCCTGGGTCAGTGTTGTGAGAGCGGCTTTGGGGTGCAGCAGAATCTGAGGACAGCGATTGAATACTACAAACAAGCGGCTCAAGCAGGCAACAAGCAGGCTAAAAGCTTAGTGACGCCTCCTAGTGATTCATTCAGTAAGG AAGATGCCGTGTTGCGCTCCATCCGTTCAGCTCCATGTTTCTCTGCAGCCAACCATCAGCTCCAGCAGCGGCTTTCCTCTCTTGCCAGTCGTGTCTCTCCCTCCACCAGTCGCCCCGTCACCCTTCCCCTCCTGCCTCACTCGTGGAGCACCGGGAGCCTGTGTGCCCCCCCGCCGCTGTCCTCCACGCCTCTTCACCTCCACCCCAGCACTGAGGGAGGAGCCTGCCAGTGGACTGTAGGGATAGGATAG
- the dele1 gene encoding death ligand signal enhancer isoform X9: protein MWRVQGFVGRVLHRCHGSTPLRLPQNQGQSQGLGEVEVINSSAVLSSSRHSSDISSQKEEGGERRKKQRTFQFGYAELPRYTALDAVGWGAAAVLFMQICRKIHSQFSSSTDPNPLPGALTAPSTLHKYGYRILLEILSRRDVLPRGSSVLCLQGVPERQDKDQSLSSSTGDASLHSSSEQDHLTADCSLSDQQRALPNQDSPIPEESLLSASCPLQNDANRDNTETKDANDKDMLSDEERLAGAALNLRHVGETSIPVILNIIGLQSSKTENYEEAFTCFVAAAQQGYAKAQFNAGVCYEKGRGVSKNKEKALHYYWQAAVGGHRQAQYRYAKLLLTSRGHQSLEELNTAISLLEQAAAAGLTKAQVCLASVYTQEPVRDGSRSVHYLKMAAESGDDTALLFLGQCCESGFGVQQNLRTAIEYYKQAAQAGNKQAKSLVTPPSDSFSKEDAVLRSIRSAPCFSAANHQLQQRLSSLASRVSPSTSRPVTLPLLPHSWSTGSLCAPPPLSSTPLHLHPSTEGGACQWTVGIG, encoded by the exons ATGTGGAGAGTTCAAGGTTTTGTTGGAAGAG TTCTGCACCGGTGCCATGGCAGCACACCCCTGCGGCTTCCCCAGAACCAGGGGCAGTCTCAGGGACTGGGCGAGGTTGAGGTCATCAACAGCTCAGCTGTCCTCTCCAGCTCTCGACACTCCTCTGACATCAG CTCTCAGAAAGAGGAGggtggagagaggaggaagaaacagAGGACCTTTCAGTTTGGCTATGCTGAGCTTCCACGTTACACAGCCCTGGATGCTGTGGGATGG GGTGCTGCAGCAGTTCTGTTCATGCAGATCTGTAGGAAGATCCACTCCCAGTTCTCCTCAAGCACTGATCCGAATCCGCTCCCTGGAGCCCTGACAGCACCCTCCACTCTTCACAAGTATGGCTACCGCATCCTGCTGGAGATCT TGTCTAGACGAGATGTCCTGCCCAGAGGAAGCAGTGTGTTGTGTCTGCAGGGGGTGCCAGAGAGACAGGACAAAGATCAGTCTCTGAGCAGCAGTACAGGTGACGCCAGTCTTCACAGCAGCAGTGAACAGGACCATTTGACTGCTGACTGCTCCCTCTCTGACCAACAGAGGGCACTCCCGAACCAGGATTCTCCTATACCTG AGGAATCACTTCTGTCAGCATCCTGTCCTTTGCAGAATGATGCCAACCgagacaacacagagactaaagaTGCTAATGACAAG GACATGTTGTCTGATGAGGAGAGGCTGGCAGGAGCAGCATTGAATCTCAGACATGTGGGCGAAACCAGCATTCCCGTTATCCTCAACATCATTG GTCTACAAAGTTCCAAGACTGAGAACTACGAGGAAGCTTTTACATGTTTTGTAGCTGCAGCTCAGCAGGGTTACGCCAAGGCCCAGTTTAATGCGGGTGTGTGCTACGAGAAAGGCAGAGGAGTCAGCAAGAACAAAGAGAAG GCTCTGCATTATTACTGGCAGGCAGCAGTTGGGGGTCACAGGCAGGCTCAGTACCGCTATGCAAAGCTGCTCCTGACCAGCAGGGGGCACCAGAGTTTAGAGGAGCTGAATACAGCCATCAGCTTACTGGAACAGGCTGCTGCAGCTGGACTCACCAAG GCTCAGGTCTGCTTGGCCTCAGTCTACACTCAGGAGCCGGTGAGAGACGGGAGCAGGTCTGTCCACTACCTGAAGATGGCAGCAGAGAGTGGA GACGACACCGCCCTGCTGTTCCTGGGTCAGTGTTGTGAGAGCGGCTTTGGGGTGCAGCAGAATCTGAGGACAGCGATTGAATACTACAAACAAGCGGCTCAAGCAGGCAACAAGCAGGCTAAAAGCTTAGTGACGCCTCCTAGTGATTCATTCAGTAAGG AAGATGCCGTGTTGCGCTCCATCCGTTCAGCTCCATGTTTCTCTGCAGCCAACCATCAGCTCCAGCAGCGGCTTTCCTCTCTTGCCAGTCGTGTCTCTCCCTCCACCAGTCGCCCCGTCACCCTTCCCCTCCTGCCTCACTCGTGGAGCACCGGGAGCCTGTGTGCCCCCCCGCCGCTGTCCTCCACGCCTCTTCACCTCCACCCCAGCACTGAGGGAGGAGCCTGCCAGTGGACTGTAGGGATAGGATAG
- the dele1 gene encoding death ligand signal enhancer isoform X1, which yields MWRVQGFVGRVLHRCHGSTPLRLPQNQGQSQGLGEVEVINSSAVLSSSRHSSDISSLAASLSAGCIIHPHLLSQKEEGGERRKKQRTFQFGYAELPRYTALDAVGWGAAAVLFMQICRKIHSQFSSSTDPNPLPGALTAPSTLHKYGYRILLEILSRRDVLPRGSSVLCLQGVPERQDKDQSLSSSTGDASLHSSSEQDHLTADCSLSDQQRALPNQDSPIPEESLLSASCPLQNDANRDNTETKDANDKDMLSDEERLAGAALNLRHVGETSIPVILNIIGLQSSKTENYEEAFTCFVAAAQQGYAKAQFNAGVCYEKGRGVSKNKEKALHYYWQAAVGGHRQAQYRYAKLLLTSRGHQSLEELNTAISLLEQAAAAGLTKETFRHLTVEKEQAQVCLASVYTQEPVRDGSRSVHYLKMAAESGDDTALLFLGQCCESGFGVQQNLRTAIEYYKQAAQAGNKQAKSLVTPPSDSFSKAEDAVLRSIRSAPCFSAANHQLQQRLSSLASRVSPSTSRPVTLPLLPHSWSTGSLCAPPPLSSTPLHLHPSTEGGACQWTVGIG from the exons ATGTGGAGAGTTCAAGGTTTTGTTGGAAGAG TTCTGCACCGGTGCCATGGCAGCACACCCCTGCGGCTTCCCCAGAACCAGGGGCAGTCTCAGGGACTGGGCGAGGTTGAGGTCATCAACAGCTCAGCTGTCCTCTCCAGCTCTCGACACTCCTCTGACATCAG CTCTCTTGCTGCCTCCCTTTCAGCTGGTTGCATCATCCACCCGCATCTGCT CTCTCAGAAAGAGGAGggtggagagaggaggaagaaacagAGGACCTTTCAGTTTGGCTATGCTGAGCTTCCACGTTACACAGCCCTGGATGCTGTGGGATGG GGTGCTGCAGCAGTTCTGTTCATGCAGATCTGTAGGAAGATCCACTCCCAGTTCTCCTCAAGCACTGATCCGAATCCGCTCCCTGGAGCCCTGACAGCACCCTCCACTCTTCACAAGTATGGCTACCGCATCCTGCTGGAGATCT TGTCTAGACGAGATGTCCTGCCCAGAGGAAGCAGTGTGTTGTGTCTGCAGGGGGTGCCAGAGAGACAGGACAAAGATCAGTCTCTGAGCAGCAGTACAGGTGACGCCAGTCTTCACAGCAGCAGTGAACAGGACCATTTGACTGCTGACTGCTCCCTCTCTGACCAACAGAGGGCACTCCCGAACCAGGATTCTCCTATACCTG AGGAATCACTTCTGTCAGCATCCTGTCCTTTGCAGAATGATGCCAACCgagacaacacagagactaaagaTGCTAATGACAAG GACATGTTGTCTGATGAGGAGAGGCTGGCAGGAGCAGCATTGAATCTCAGACATGTGGGCGAAACCAGCATTCCCGTTATCCTCAACATCATTG GTCTACAAAGTTCCAAGACTGAGAACTACGAGGAAGCTTTTACATGTTTTGTAGCTGCAGCTCAGCAGGGTTACGCCAAGGCCCAGTTTAATGCGGGTGTGTGCTACGAGAAAGGCAGAGGAGTCAGCAAGAACAAAGAGAAG GCTCTGCATTATTACTGGCAGGCAGCAGTTGGGGGTCACAGGCAGGCTCAGTACCGCTATGCAAAGCTGCTCCTGACCAGCAGGGGGCACCAGAGTTTAGAGGAGCTGAATACAGCCATCAGCTTACTGGAACAGGCTGCTGCAGCTGGACTCACCAAG GAGACATTTAGACATCTCACAGTAGAAAAAGAGCag GCTCAGGTCTGCTTGGCCTCAGTCTACACTCAGGAGCCGGTGAGAGACGGGAGCAGGTCTGTCCACTACCTGAAGATGGCAGCAGAGAGTGGA GACGACACCGCCCTGCTGTTCCTGGGTCAGTGTTGTGAGAGCGGCTTTGGGGTGCAGCAGAATCTGAGGACAGCGATTGAATACTACAAACAAGCGGCTCAAGCAGGCAACAAGCAGGCTAAAAGCTTAGTGACGCCTCCTAGTGATTCATTCAGTAAGG cAGAAGATGCCGTGTTGCGCTCCATCCGTTCAGCTCCATGTTTCTCTGCAGCCAACCATCAGCTCCAGCAGCGGCTTTCCTCTCTTGCCAGTCGTGTCTCTCCCTCCACCAGTCGCCCCGTCACCCTTCCCCTCCTGCCTCACTCGTGGAGCACCGGGAGCCTGTGTGCCCCCCCGCCGCTGTCCTCCACGCCTCTTCACCTCCACCCCAGCACTGAGGGAGGAGCCTGCCAGTGGACTGTAGGGATAGGATAG